AAGACGCCGAGGTGACAGGCGGTGGCCGGTGTGTGACACTGAGTTCCGGGGGTCTGGCAGCGGCAGCGACAGTCTCCGGATGGAGAGATTTGTGCCTCAGCTGACTGACAGACTTGCACGTCTGCCCGATCGCGAAAGTGAAAGTTCATTTAAAGAAATGAGCAGTTGCAACACCGTTATTGCACTTAGCGGTGTAACTGATAGGTTCTCCGTTCCTAcgcattattactactattattattattattatgtacgaTCGGTGTTGTATTGCCTCATTCCAACAGCGACTCAATTACCGGTCGTGCTGATAAAGATGTTCTTATCAGTGCAGCAGCTCAGACAGGTGCCCTGGCACTATCTCCGCAATCAGGCCTGAACACAGACTCTGCTCCCAGGGGGAAGAAGTGACCCCCTGACGTGGCTGCTGAGCTGTGCGTCTGCGTCTGCCTGCCAGAGTCTAGAATCCAGAGTCTGATTCTCACCCCCTATGATGTGTGAGACTGACCTCTCCCCCTAAGTCTGTCCGTCAGTCTCCAGCAGTGTgcctcagtgctgtgtgtctgtttctcagTCTCAGAGATGGCAGACAGCGAGATCAGCAATGGGAACACAGCGGCCGACAGTCCAGCTGCAGAGCAGAGTGCAGAGGAACAgcaggtatgtgtgtgtgtgtgtgctgtgcagtgtgttatgAAGGCAGtgtattattcagtgtgtagtgtgttatacagtgtgtgtagtattATTATACAGGCACTGTGTTCTAGATGGTGTCATACAGACTGTGTCCCCTGTGCTGCAGAGTGCGTTGAGCCGCGTGGCTGGACTGCCCCTGGTGAGCTCGGCAGTGGGTGCGGTGTCGGGGGCGTACAGCAGCACCAAGGACAGCGTGCCGTACCTGCGCGGCGTGGTGGAGGCAGCCGAGAGCGGCATGAGGAGTCTgggcagtgctgctgctgccggGACCCGGCCCCTGCTGGACCGCCTAGAGCCACACAGTGAGTCACTCTcgctacaacacacacacacacacacactctgagccAACTCCACTCTGGTGGCAGCAGCTGCAGTGTTGGGCAACACAACCCCTTTGCTCTCACCTCTGAGCTACATACCAGGCATAGTGGGACTGAGGGAGCCAGGAGGGAGAGCATGACCTTGACTCTCCATTCTCCAGAAATGGAGGAaacagtgcagttcaaagcCAGCACCTCACAAAcaatattattgttaataataataattatataataataattattaataataataatagtgtgatTGTGACAAATGCTTTGTtcttttgtgtgattgtgttgcAGTGGCACTGGTGAATGAATACGCCTGTGTGGGGCTTGACAAGCTGGAGCAGAAACTGCCCATCCTGCAGACACCTGCTGACAAGGTgagtccgtccgtccgtccgtccatCCTCCTGCTTTCTAGCATCGTGAGTTAGACTCGGACAGTCATGCCTCAGTAGTTTGCCCTTTGGTTTCTCAGTTGTACATTTATTCCTCCTGTTTCGTGAGGCTCTCTGCAGGGAGAAGGAACAGTGGCGGTGGGGCAGGGGTTCAGGCAGGACAGGGTTTTGCAATGGATTAGGAAATACCTTCCCCCTATCAGAGAGGGAAGTGCTGGGTGTTGCACACACAGTCCAGACTGGGCTGTGTGACCGAGGGAGAACTGAAATCTTCACCTCTCTCCTCCTGCCCCTCTCGATCTCTCCATTCCCCTCCCTCTCATAGGTGGTGTCGAATACCTGTGAGATGGTGTGTGGCGTGAGGGACTCGGTGTCCCAGTCTGTGTCAGGGGTGACGGGCGCAGTGACAGGCGCCATGACGGGGGCCGTCTCGGGGGCCATGGAGCGGACGCGGGCGGCAGTCAGCGGGGGGGTCAGCAGCATGCTGGGAACCAGGGTTGGGCAGATGGTGGTCAGCGGAGTGGACATGGCACTGAGCCACTCCGAGGCCTGGGTGGAGCAGCACTTGCCGCTCAGTGAGAAAGAGCTGGGTGAGACAGTGTCACAGTACAGGACAGTCTGATCTTTTTGTTTCACTCATCGCAAGTGGAATaatctcaatctctctctctctcagctgctcTGTCGGAGCCGGTCAGTGGAGAGGAGGCGGTGGTGGCAGCGGGGTCAGTGTCGGGGTCAGCCGGTGGGCAGCAGAGCTATTTTGTGCGTCTGGGTGCGCTGTCCACCCGTCTGCGGGACCATGCGCTGGAGCAGTCCCTGGGCCGTGCCCGTCAGGCCCGGCAGGATGCCCACGCTGCGCTGGCACAGCTCAGCACCACACTGGACCTGGTGGAGCGTACTCGGGCACAGCTGGCGGGCGCCCCTGAGCAGCTTCTGCAGCGCTGGGCAGAGTGGAGGGAGGGGCAGCCAGCCGAGCCACCGGTGGAGCAACAGGGCACAGAGCAGGAGGTGAGGGGAAGGTGGGGCAGATAAGTTGAGGTGGGTTTGGTGTGTGATTGTCATTGTTGACTGAAGTGTTTgtactcaccctctctctctctctctctctctctctctctgcagcagcTGGAGTGGCGAGCCCTGACGATGGCCCGCGCTCTGAGTGCCCAGCTCGGCGGAGCGCTGGGGGGGGTGGTGTCCAGCGTGCAGGGGCTGCCCGGTGGGGTGCAGGGGCAGCTGGCGGCGGCGCGGCGAGGGGCGGCAGAGCTGCAGGCCTCGCTGGGTGGGGCCTCCTCCCTCTCCGGCCCCCTGCTGGAGCAGAGCCGCGCCCACGTGGCACAGGTGCGCCAGTCCCTGGATGGCGCCGTCGAGTACCTGCTCAACAACACGCCTCTCAACTGGCTGGTGGGGCCCTTCGCTCCCCAGATCACCGAGAGAGCAGATGGGTCCGGGGCAGGCAAGGAGGGGGCCAAGGGCAAGTGAGGGGGGAGAGGGACAGCGAGGGACCGAGGACACaggaaggagggaggagagatttttttttttgtgccaaTATTACTTAAACGGGCAGAGTATTCCTATTGTCACTGTAACTGAGCCGCTCTGGTGCTGTGTaacacactgctgccccacagTGGAGAGAAGTGGGAATTGCTGCAGGGGGTGGGGGTCCCAAAGCAGGCCTGTGGAGCCACTCCTCCACCCCCCGGGGGTAGCACTGCATTTCCACAACATTAATGCTAATCAGTCACAGTTACCCTAGTAATACTATTAGAGAACTGAGCCATCGCCAGTTGTAATGTTGATACTATTGTACTAAACCACACATGGTTATACTAATCCTACTGTACTCAGCCACACTAATAATATTTACCACAGAGATTTATACTAATACCGAAATTGCTATTGTACTGAACCACGATACACCTAACAGAAAAGGAGCACATCCACTCAGTCAATGAGTACTGCAGCCGCTGACAAGCCAAGGGAAGGCGCTGTCCCGCTGCGGATCATCTCACTTTCAAATCACTGCTGTGGGTTAATTGGCTTCAGCAAAACCAATCATGTGAACGAGCTCCAAGaggttaataaattaataaaacctgACTATATTAAACccttgtgtgtgagtgagttccTGAGCTACAGTTTGTGCAGGATTAGGTTTATGCAGAGTTTAGTTGTCGTCTGCTGCAGGGTGTCTGTGTTGGTGTTTCAGTGCATCTGTACTGTATATGCAATGAGGCTGGTCTCCGAGTGTGTCTGTAGTGTGTGAGCATCCGTAGTCTCTGTGAATGTCCAGGCGTCTGCCTCAGTGCGTCTGTAGTCTGTGCGAGTGTCCAGGCCTGTGTCTCTGCGTCTGTagtctgtgtcagtgtccagGCCTGTGTCTCAGTGCGTCTGTAGTCTGCGTGTGCGTCCGTGTTTGTCTCAGTGAATCTACAAACGCATCCACTCGTCTGCAGTGATGACATTCACACACAACTCTGCTACTCACTggttcataaaaaaataatcccaAATAAAttctgtgcatatatatatattttccttttttgtgttcGTTCCCCCAAAGTCACAGATTTCATCACTCCAGCAAACAAGAACAGAAACGCTTTAGtttgttaaaatattaataaaaaaatgttccaaaatgaaaatgacCAGGGACAGATATAGAGGACCACCCAGTAGACAGGAGGACAGACGGGACAGCACAGGACTCCAGGGCAGGGGGAGGGTCAGTCCGGTCCAGGCTGAAGCCACAGCGTGTCTTTGGatcttttgtttttccagacAGAGTGGCGGGGATCAAGGAAGCCCTGGGTGAACAACTTTTCTGAAAAATTATCCTCACGATCCTTTAATCATAATTAATCAATTTCTTAATAAAAGGttactaattaggacagtgctTGCCcacaaggtttaaaaaaaaaaaaaaaaaaaaaatgctccaAAACTACTTGTCTTTCTCTTTCTACCCATCCCTTATTCCTTTTCCCACAAACTGCTCCTCCACTCAAACAGGGATCTCACATAGCCAACAGTGCCACCCCCTACACTCTGGCTAACTGATGTAACTGCACaaccccaaccccccacccacATCTCTACCTCTATTCCAGTTCTACAGCGCTGCCAACACAGGCCCTCAGTTCATACTCAACACTTTATTGTTCGGTACTTTATTATGAATGAATGGGAAGAGGGGAGCAGCTCTGTGCTAGAAGGGTGGGGTGGAGGActgagggagaggggagggatggGGGGATTTAagggaaggggtgggggggttccaTCTGTTGTATAAAAGTCTGAATGAATgaaaaaggattttttttcttttttaaaagaagGTCAACAAGGCTGGCCAAGAGGAGAGCCAGGGTTCGTCCAGTtcgagtttctctctctctgtcgttCTTGCGGTCGTTATAAATACTCGTCCTCTGCTGTGCTCGCGCTCCCTGGCGCTCTCAGCTCTCAACGGCAGCCGGCTCTGTCTCCGTTGAAACGGGGCGCTCCTTCTCTGCGATGTCATTGGCCTCCGTCTGCTGCTCACTGGGCCGCTCTGGGCTGGagctgggagggagggagagacagacacggGTCAAGGGACTCGTCTGCCGATGCTTTGGCCATTCGGATGTCAATGACTCATGCCAAtaaaacttttttgaattgaATAAATTTGAATTGACAGGGATATTAAAATGGTGGATGAGACCTCTCCTACCAGTAGTATCAATTTTAATATGAAAAGAGGGAAGTGGAGAGAGGACACAGACAGAGcccagtaagctgtacaaccttaatcaaaCATACGATCTTCTCctaacagcacagaggaatttaacaaagcaatcagttctacagaaataactaactttcctcagctcacagcaCCAACCTGATGTGACATGACTAAATCTGTCCATTAATTATATCAATCACATATTTCAAAACACAGctacaatggcaaatcttaaaggCAAAAGCAGACATGGTCCAGGAGTGTAAATCGATACGAACAAAATTAAGGCAcccatccaatcaaaaacaccatCAATCACAAGACACACACTTAGGCCAGCAGTACTGAGAGACCTtaaaacactacaaacacacccttaaaaagaataaacacacaaacaaaactcaCAGACCGAGAAATCTGTCAACCAAAACCAGTTCTACCATTTTCTAAAGATACACaataaaatgatctgacacacgaCCAAATTGAAACTAGGGAAAAGCTGAAATTACTTgaacaatcatttaaaaataaccaaaaaacacaactgatgctccaatcatCAGGAATTATCTAGAAAACTCCAGGCACTTAAACCCAGAAAAGACCTGACAGCATCAGCACtaagatgctcaaacacagcagcacacaatgCTTCAATTATTCAACATGCTCCTCAGTACTGGTTacttccctgacatctggaacCAAAGGctgatactggccttccttaccaagcagtGTCCCGAGTCCTGAGCTTCCTCCCAAAACAGCGCACTACAGATCATatctacactctacacacccacATAGACAAACACGGTCACCAAAATGTAAAGGAAAGTTTTTTgcctgtttcattgattttaaaaaggcattcgaTTGCATCAAGCAGAGACTATATTACAGAATTCTTCAAAGTGGTGTAGGGAGTGAAGtttataatgtaataaaattaaTGTACACAGAAAACAAGTGCGGAATAAGGATTGGCTACAAAAGGACATCATTCTACACTCAGTGGCGCGGGGGGAGACAGGGCTGGAGTCCAGCACTGTTCAATGTCTATATTGATGAGCTGCCACAGTGTCGGGGCGGTCTGCAGCTCCTGGCCTCACTCTACACAACACAGAAGTCAAGTTCctgcactgcaatacatatcTGAATCTGAAGGGCGTCAGTAAGACTCACCCGCTGGGGGGTGGGGCTGGGGGCTCCTCAGTGTCCTTCTCCTCGTCAGGTGACTTGGGGCTGCCTGCCGATTCCCCGTCTTCCTTCTGTGGCTCTGCCTCCCCGTTCACTGGTGTGGATTCTGGACAGAGACGGGgcgtgagagagaaagagtgagaaaCCAAGAAGGAGAGGGCGAGcgaaggagagaggaggggtGAGATGATGAAAGGACAGACACAGTCCTGGGTTTAACGTGCTACGGCAGGCAGAAATACTGGACATTTAGTCACACCCGCACCTCAGAGCTGagaggagaggcagggagggagagagaacgagaaaagaggggagaggaagagggaggaaTGGAGAGAGGATGGGAGTACCTGTGTCCCTGCCGGGCTCCTCCTGGCCCTTGGTCTCGGGTTTGTGTTTGAGCACCCCCTCTGCCTTGCCCAGGAACTGCAGCTTCAGTTTATTGTAGACCTGGCTGGCCTTGGCCATCACCTCACTGCTCGCCTTGTAGCGCCGGATCTGAGcacgacacagcacagtcatacacagcattacacacacgacacagcacagtcacacacagcgttacacacacgacacagcacagtcacacacagcgttacacacacgacacagcacagtcatacacagcgttacacacacgacacagcacagtcagacacagcattacacacacgacacagcacagtcacacacagcgtTACACGcacgacacagcacagtcaTACACAGCATTACGcacgacacagcacagtcaTACACAGCGTTACACGcacgacacagcacagtcacacacagcgttacacacacgacacagcacagtcatacacagcgttacacacacgacacagcacagtcagacacagcattacacacacgacacagcacagtcacacacagcgtTACACGcacgacacagcacagtcaTACACAGCATTACGcacgacacagcacagtcaTACACAGCGTTACACGcacgacacagcacagtcacacacagcgttacacacacgacacagcacagtcaTACACAGCGTTACGcacgacacagcacagtcaTACACAGCGTTACACGcacgacacagcacagtcacacacagcgttacacacacgacacagcacagtcaTACACAGCGTTACACGCATGACACAGCAGTCATACACAGTGTTACGcacgacacagcacagtcatacacagcgttacacacacgacacagcacagtcacacacagcgttacacacacgacacagcacagtcaTACACAGCGTTTCGcacgacacagcacagtcacacacagcgtTACACGCACGACACAGCAGTCATACACAGCGTTACACGCACGACACAGCAGTCACACACAGCGTTACACGCACGACACAGTACAGTCATACACAGCGTTACACGCACGACACAGCAGTCACACACAGCgttacacacacgacacagcacagtcaTACACAGCGTTACACGcacgacacagcacagtcatacacagcgttacacacacgacacagcacagtcacacacagcgttacacacacgacacagcacagtcacacacagcgttacacacacgacacagcacagtcacacacagcgttacacacacgacacagcacagtcaTACACAGCGTTACACGcacgacacagcacagtcacacacagcgttacacacacgacacagcacagtcaTACACAGCGTTACACGCACGACACAGCAGTCACACACAGCgttacacacacgacacagcacagtcaTACACAGCGTTACACGCACGACACAGCAGTCACACACAGCgttacacacacgacacagcacagtcaTACACAGCGTTACACGcacgacacagcacagtcaTACACAGCGTTACGcacgacacagcacagtcaTACACAGCGTTACACGcacgacacagcacagtcacacacagcgttacacacacgacacagcacagtcacacatagcgttacacacacacgacacagcacagtcatacacagcgttacacacacacgacacagcacagtcaTACACAGCGTTACACACAAGACACAGCAGTCACACACAGcattacacacacacgacacagcacagtcaTACACAGCGTTACACGcacgacacagcacagtcaTACACAGCGTTACGCACGACACAGCAGTCACACACAGCgttacacacacgacacagcacagtcacacacagcgttacacacacacgacacagcacagtcatacacagcgttacacacacgacacagcacagtcatacacagcgttacacacacgacacagcacagtcacacacagcgttacacacacgacacagcacagtcacacacagcgttacacacacgacacagcacagtcacacacagcgttacacacacgacacagcacagtcatacacagcgttacacacacgacacagcagtcacacacagcgttacacacacgacacagcacagtcCCTCCTGGACCCCTAGTCACTGACCTTCTTGAGTGTGGCCACCACATCTGTGTTCTTCTGCAGGATGTGGCTGGTGACCTGCACTGAGCCCAGCTCCTCCAGAGCCTGCAGACAGCGCTGCACGTCCTGCGGGACAGAGCGGCACAAAGCCATGCAATACAGTCAGTGCAGTTCAGAAGAGTACAGAAGTATAGAAGAAAAATATAGGGGGGTTAGGGCGGTGTGGTCAG
This sequence is a window from Amia ocellicauda isolate fAmiCal2 chromosome 22, fAmiCal2.hap1, whole genome shotgun sequence. Protein-coding genes within it:
- the plin3 gene encoding mannose-6-phosphate receptor binding protein 1; this encodes MADSEISNGNTAADSPAAEQSAEEQQSALSRVAGLPLVSSAVGAVSGAYSSTKDSVPYLRGVVEAAESGMRSLGSAAAAGTRPLLDRLEPHMALVNEYACVGLDKLEQKLPILQTPADKVVSNTCEMVCGVRDSVSQSVSGVTGAVTGAMTGAVSGAMERTRAAVSGGVSSMLGTRVGQMVVSGVDMALSHSEAWVEQHLPLSEKELAALSEPVSGEEAVVAAGSVSGSAGGQQSYFVRLGALSTRLRDHALEQSLGRARQARQDAHAALAQLSTTLDLVERTRAQLAGAPEQLLQRWAEWREGQPAEPPVEQQGTEQEQLEWRALTMARALSAQLGGALGGVVSSVQGLPGGVQGQLAAARRGAAELQASLGGASSLSGPLLEQSRAHVAQVRQSLDGAVEYLLNNTPLNWLVGPFAPQITERADGSGAGKEGAKGK